A region of Candidatus Omnitrophota bacterium DNA encodes the following proteins:
- the yidC gene encoding membrane protein insertase YidC has translation MDRRLILAIALSLLVLLSWSALVSKTYNIDNKGVTQNISAPGAVKPVVVEALALPKPDPITPTLLKFSQAKYDLIFNESQAAIQEVVFKSYQDYAFPIKYGLLSGDANLVFRKESITPQGVNFIYRDNAKQITKRFVAVGDYEIRLEITAQNLSGQPLFVGLPLTLGVLNFAAGPAQSRLQDLTIAAGDKIVHSNLRKEINFSAVKFMGLRDNYFCMIVEPDPDNYTGFVKKLNAQESLVGLASGELALNPGQQARRTFRIYLGPQELRQITAAKSEWAAVMYYGTFDFIARLLLKLLDLLYSLVHNWGVTIIILSFLIYLLLYPLSIKQMRSMKQMQALQPAIEELKKLHKNNPQKLNTEIMALYREYKVNPLSGCLPMVLQIPIFFALYQVLIRSVALKGANFLWIKDLSSPDRLFVLPTSIPILGNEINILPILMAIGMFFQQKMSMSAVSGGSADQQKLMMIIFPLMFGFIFYRMPSGLVLYWFINSTLMLLQQVLMSRKR, from the coding sequence ATGGATAGACGTTTAATTTTAGCTATAGCGCTTTCGTTGCTGGTTTTATTAAGCTGGTCCGCCTTGGTTTCTAAGACTTATAATATTGATAATAAAGGAGTTACACAAAATATATCAGCGCCGGGTGCGGTTAAGCCAGTAGTTGTAGAAGCGTTGGCGTTACCCAAACCCGACCCCATTACTCCTACCCTATTGAAATTTTCTCAAGCAAAATACGACCTTATTTTTAATGAATCTCAGGCAGCGATTCAGGAGGTAGTCTTTAAATCTTATCAGGATTATGCCTTTCCCATAAAATACGGGCTCTTATCAGGCGATGCCAACCTTGTCTTCCGTAAGGAAAGCATTACCCCGCAAGGCGTGAATTTTATCTATCGCGATAACGCCAAACAGATTACCAAACGCTTCGTTGCCGTCGGAGATTACGAAATCCGCCTGGAAATTACAGCGCAGAATTTATCCGGTCAGCCCCTCTTTGTTGGCCTGCCTTTAACCCTGGGTGTCTTAAATTTCGCAGCCGGGCCTGCGCAGTCCCGGTTGCAGGATCTCACCATAGCCGCCGGTGATAAGATAGTGCATTCTAATCTGCGCAAAGAAATTAATTTTAGTGCTGTGAAATTTATGGGTTTGCGGGATAATTATTTTTGTATGATTGTCGAACCGGATCCTGATAATTACACCGGCTTTGTGAAAAAACTGAATGCGCAGGAATCACTGGTAGGTTTAGCTAGTGGGGAACTTGCTTTAAATCCCGGTCAACAAGCGCGGCGTACATTTCGTATCTATTTGGGGCCGCAAGAGTTGCGACAAATCACTGCGGCGAAATCAGAGTGGGCAGCAGTGATGTATTATGGCACCTTTGATTTTATTGCCCGGCTCCTCTTGAAATTATTAGACCTGCTCTATTCTTTAGTGCATAATTGGGGCGTTACTATCATTATATTAAGCTTTTTGATCTATTTGCTCCTCTATCCCCTCTCCATAAAACAAATGCGCTCTATGAAGCAGATGCAGGCCTTACAGCCTGCCATAGAAGAATTAAAGAAACTCCACAAAAACAATCCGCAAAAACTCAATACTGAGATTATGGCTTTATATCGCGAGTATAAAGTAAACCCCCTCAGCGGTTGCCTGCCTATGGTCCTGCAAATACCCATATTCTTTGCTCTTTACCAAGTGCTTATCCGCTCTGTAGCCTTAAAAGGCGCTAACTTTTTATGGATCAAAGACTTATCCTCGCCGGACCGCTTATTTGTTTTGCCGACATCTATCCCCATATTAGGCAATGAAATTAATATCTTACCGATATTAATGGCTATCGGGATGTTTTTCCAGCAAAAAATGTCCATGTCTGCTGTCAGTGGTGGTTCTGCCGACCAGCAGAAATTAATGATGATTATTTTTCCCCTGATGTTCGGCTTTATTTTTTATCGGATGCCTTCAGGGTTAGTCTTATATTGGTTTATTAATAGTACGCTGATGTTGTTACAGCAGGTGCTGATGAGCAGGAAAAGATGA
- the yidD gene encoding membrane protein insertion efficiency factor YidD — translation MLKRAALGLLNIYQSCIRRMLPSSCRFLPSCSEYTKQAISKYGFLRGTLKGAQRLLACHPFSRKSGWDPLL, via the coding sequence ATGTTAAAAAGAGCAGCGCTCGGTCTCCTTAATATATATCAAAGCTGCATACGCAGGATGCTGCCTTCCTCTTGCCGCTTTCTGCCCAGCTGTTCAGAATACACTAAACAGGCGATCAGCAAATACGGTTTCTTGCGCGGGACTTTAAAGGGTGCGCAGAGGCTATTAGCGTGCCATCCTTTCTCGCGTAAAAGTGGTTGGGATCCCTTACTATAA
- the rpmH gene encoding 50S ribosomal protein L34 produces the protein MKKNLKTPTNIVGQRRHGFRRRMATKAGRAVLARRRQKGRHSISL, from the coding sequence ATGAAAAAAAATTTAAAGACGCCCACAAATATCGTCGGTCAACGACGGCACGGGTTCCGGCGCCGCATGGCCACAAAGGCAGGCAGAGCAGTTTTAGCCCGTCGGCGCCAAAAAGGCAGACACAGTATTTCTCTTTAA
- the dnaA gene encoding chromosomal replication initiator protein DnaA, giving the protein MLDVQGLWEKAKSHLQDKLGKTTFDTWILPLKPKYTSETELTLAAPDTFFRDWVNTHYGQPIQEAINGFAKQVIRLHLEAASAAKDSLSRLPPLATTKIQDIKDISGLNSRYTFENFVIGPSNRHAHAYSLAVAESPAKTYNPLFIYGGVGLGKTHLIQAVCHHAKNKAGGNLKICYMTSERFTNELIDAIQHHSTPAFRQKYRNVDILVIDDIHFIAGKESTQEEFFHTFNTLYDAHKQIIISSDRPPKEISNLQDRLVSRFGWGLTTDIQPPDLETRVAILKKKIEREPVAVPDEVIFFIAQLIKTNIRELEGALIRTIAYSLLEEKPITLELTKEVLKDLLKEPQKLITVDFIQRCVAEEYGVSLADLKTRRRSKNIVLPRQVAMYLSRELTDLSLPEIGNFFGGKDHTTVLHSYNKIKNDLNSNEILKNKVERVIQVIQQ; this is encoded by the coding sequence ATGCTGGACGTCCAAGGGCTTTGGGAGAAGGCGAAGAGCCATTTACAAGATAAGCTGGGTAAGACTACTTTTGACACGTGGATACTGCCTCTGAAGCCAAAATACACAAGCGAAACTGAGCTGACCCTGGCAGCCCCGGATACTTTTTTCCGGGACTGGGTAAATACGCACTATGGCCAACCCATCCAGGAAGCAATTAATGGTTTCGCCAAGCAGGTAATCCGTCTGCATTTAGAAGCCGCCTCTGCTGCCAAGGATAGTTTATCCCGACTACCCCCACTGGCCACAACTAAAATCCAGGATATAAAGGATATCTCCGGCCTGAACTCCCGTTATACATTTGAAAATTTTGTCATCGGCCCGTCTAACCGCCATGCCCATGCTTATTCTCTGGCAGTGGCAGAATCCCCGGCCAAAACTTATAACCCTTTGTTTATATACGGCGGGGTGGGCCTGGGCAAGACGCACCTGATCCAGGCGGTCTGCCATCATGCTAAAAACAAGGCCGGGGGGAATCTTAAGATCTGCTATATGACTTCAGAGCGGTTCACCAATGAGCTCATCGACGCCATACAGCACCATTCTACACCTGCCTTCAGGCAGAAATACAGAAACGTGGATATATTGGTCATAGATGATATACATTTTATTGCCGGCAAGGAATCTACCCAGGAAGAATTCTTCCATACCTTTAATACATTATACGACGCCCACAAGCAGATTATTATTTCCTCCGATAGGCCGCCCAAAGAGATATCTAACTTGCAAGACAGGCTCGTCTCCAGGTTTGGCTGGGGGTTGACTACGGATATACAGCCCCCGGATTTAGAAACGCGGGTGGCGATATTAAAGAAAAAAATCGAGAGAGAGCCGGTGGCAGTGCCGGATGAAGTCATATTTTTTATCGCCCAGCTGATTAAAACTAATATCCGGGAATTGGAGGGCGCTCTCATACGCACCATAGCTTATTCTCTGTTGGAAGAGAAACCAATTACCTTAGAATTAACCAAAGAGGTTTTAAAAGACCTCTTAAAAGAACCACAAAAATTAATTACCGTGGATTTTATACAGCGTTGCGTGGCGGAAGAATACGGGGTGTCGCTTGCGGACTTAAAGACCAGGCGTAGGAGCAAAAATATTGTCCTGCCCCGGCAAGTAGCTATGTATCTGAGCAGGGAACTTACAGACCTGTCTTTGCCGGAAATAGGTAATTTTTTCGGGGGCAAAGATCATACTACCGTATTACATTCCTATAATAAAATCAAAAATGATTTAAATAGTAACGAGATATTAAAAAACAAGGTAGAAAGGGTTATACAAGTTATTCAACAGTAA
- the dnaN gene encoding DNA polymerase III subunit beta, with amino-acid sequence MKIKVTKDVLLSGIQKVQNVITSKATLPILSNILLEAQQNNLKLTATDLDIGISCVIPVETQEPGIITVPAKRFSDIIKELPGDNVSINTKKNNLVIVETETCQFKIMGLAPEDFPKLPEFKNMAVIHLEQATLKEMLNLTAFAVSLDETRYILNGILFKLHHNSLTLVATDGKRLAVAEKTLQQPLEKDIQIIVPLKAIQELNRNLKEEGELALLLGNNQVLFDFNGTIVISRLIEGEFPDYQQVVPPLSENKIHIPREQFLWAVRRAALLSTPDYQAVKLETFKNKLVVSKSTPDIGESREELAVEYRGKEMAIGFNPAYLADVLKNLQDENVELELTDSEKPGVIRLSGYVYIVLPMRLS; translated from the coding sequence ATGAAAATTAAGGTTACAAAAGATGTTTTATTAAGCGGCATACAAAAAGTACAGAATGTTATTACCTCTAAAGCTACATTACCCATATTATCCAATATATTACTTGAAGCGCAACAGAACAATCTTAAGTTAACCGCAACCGATTTAGACATAGGGATAAGCTGTGTAATACCTGTGGAAACCCAGGAACCCGGAATCATAACAGTCCCCGCTAAAAGATTTAGCGATATTATTAAAGAATTACCCGGAGATAATGTTAGTATTAATACCAAAAAAAATAACCTGGTAATTGTGGAGACCGAAACCTGTCAGTTTAAAATTATGGGTTTAGCTCCCGAGGATTTTCCCAAACTACCCGAGTTTAAAAATATGGCAGTAATCCACTTAGAGCAGGCTACCTTAAAAGAAATGTTGAATTTAACCGCATTTGCGGTATCATTGGACGAAACCAGGTATATTTTAAATGGTATATTATTTAAACTCCATCATAATAGCCTGACCTTAGTAGCCACAGACGGTAAAAGACTGGCGGTAGCTGAGAAAACACTACAGCAGCCCTTAGAGAAAGACATACAAATTATTGTGCCTTTGAAGGCCATACAGGAATTGAACCGCAATCTTAAAGAAGAAGGAGAGCTGGCGTTATTGTTAGGGAATAATCAGGTGTTATTTGATTTTAATGGTACCATAGTGATTTCCCGCCTTATTGAGGGGGAATTTCCGGATTACCAGCAGGTAGTCCCGCCATTATCAGAGAATAAAATACATATCCCCCGCGAACAGTTTTTATGGGCTGTACGCAGGGCGGCTTTGTTGTCAACGCCGGATTACCAGGCGGTAAAATTAGAGACCTTCAAAAATAAATTAGTGGTTTCAAAATCTACTCCTGATATCGGGGAATCCCGGGAAGAATTGGCTGTAGAATACCGGGGCAAAGAGATGGCCATTGGTTTTAACCCCGCGTACCTGGCGGATGTCTTGAAGAATTTACAGGATGAGAATGTGGAGCTGGAATTAACCGATAGCGAAAAACCCGGGGTTATACGGTTGAGTGGATATGTTTATATTGTGCTGCCCATGCGTTTAAGTTGA
- a CDS encoding DciA family protein: protein MDSVKDIVADLMRGLKNRKPPKDDPELLLKKALSKEELRHTKFRYFRRGILGIAVDSSVRLYNLNLHKSGLLAKLAKKSPVIKDIRFYIGETT from the coding sequence ATGGATAGCGTAAAAGATATAGTGGCGGATTTGATGCGGGGGTTAAAAAACCGCAAGCCCCCCAAAGATGACCCGGAGTTACTTTTAAAAAAGGCATTATCCAAAGAGGAGCTGCGGCATACCAAATTCCGCTATTTCCGCCGCGGCATACTGGGTATTGCGGTAGATTCATCCGTGCGGCTTTATAATTTAAATCTGCACAAATCCGGCCTCTTGGCTAAATTGGCGAAAAAATCACCGGTGATCAAAGATATACGTTTTTATATCGGAGAAACAACATGA
- the gyrB gene encoding DNA topoisomerase (ATP-hydrolyzing) subunit B — protein MKQKTTRKKEPKVEAPAGVTVAAPKDKVYDATNIQVLEGIEAVRRRPAMYIGDTSVRGLHHLVYEVVDNSVDESLGGYCNYIGVVVHPDNSVSVTDNGRGIPVDMHKTEKKPAVEVALTTLHAGGKFDHRVYKVSGGLHGVGVSVVNALSDWLEVEVKRDGKIYHQRYERGKTASKLTVIGKSNSTGTKVTFKPDKTIFNKVDFSYDILSQRLRELAFLNKGLKIKIEDERTDKEAVFEFAGGVVSFVEYLNKNKNPLHNKVVYFQKEQDDVIIEVALQYNDGYSETLFSFANNINTVEGGTHLSGFKSALTRAINQYAKNKNLIKDNEIAIAGEDVREGLTAVVSVKVPNPQFEGQTKTKLGNSEVEGLMASASLDALASYFEETPAVANKIIDKVIVASRAREAARKARELTRRKGALEGAGLPGKLADCSERDAALCELYIVEGDSAGGCFFGDTKVALTDGRNISFKELVREDGLGKKNYCYTFGHGGTIEVEEIKNPRITKHAASVIKVALDNNEEIICTPDHKFMLRDGSYKMAQDLTPGDSLMPLYRRYSSLGGRITIEGYEMVFDPKTNRWFFTHVLSDRYNLDKGAYLKERGDTIHHRDFNKLNNNPDNLIRMNNREHFLYHTTILEKTLHSNAIKEKAKKAHQSAAYREKVRNIMTTPQMREMLSERAKRQWENPAYKAYMTKKFLEFYRSHPDYQTKNSQTLNSAQKNYWSQKENRLKQADKAKKYFMNHPEAKEYLLQKAKSEWSDAKLLQWRRQKTREQWTNSFRQKRRLAYDRTYLEHSLAFARMVYESHGSLSFYDDERSVLPLRDNNVVKFSTLLNRFFSNSENDLLEVVKNYNHKIKRIEKIEEKADVYDIEVPNTHNFALASGVFVHNSAKQGRDRRFQAILPIKGKILNVEKARLDKILSNEEIRTIITALGTGVGEEFDLTKLRYHKLMLMADADIDGSHIRTLLLTLLYRHMPKLIEEGHVYITQPPLYKIKRGQREEYIQTEQQMDELLLELGREGHTFMRLKDKEAFTDNKFKDLLELLVELEKLGKILEKKGVGLIKYLEFRHPKTKKMPIYRVKVEGKDHFLYSDKELASLTDKEDKDMEKDVLELYEAQEVEKVVTKIEKMGLEISSYGAGEFSQKDVTAKVAEKKPKFLYRISNEKEYKDLLALKDVLAYIKEMATKGMHIQRYKGLGEMNPQQLWETTMDPEKRTILKVTLEDAVETDKMFTVLMGDAVEPRREFIENYAHQVKNLDI, from the coding sequence ATGAAACAAAAAACCACCAGGAAAAAAGAGCCCAAGGTTGAGGCGCCTGCGGGCGTAACTGTTGCCGCCCCCAAAGACAAAGTCTACGACGCTACCAATATCCAGGTTTTGGAGGGTATAGAAGCAGTCAGGCGCAGGCCTGCTATGTATATCGGCGACACCTCGGTACGCGGGCTGCACCATTTAGTCTATGAGGTGGTAGATAACAGCGTAGATGAAAGCCTGGGAGGCTACTGTAATTATATCGGTGTAGTGGTCCATCCTGACAATAGCGTAAGCGTTACCGATAACGGCCGGGGCATCCCCGTGGATATGCATAAGACAGAAAAAAAACCTGCCGTAGAAGTGGCCCTGACTACGTTGCATGCCGGCGGTAAATTTGACCACCGGGTTTATAAGGTCTCAGGGGGCCTGCACGGCGTAGGCGTGAGCGTAGTGAATGCGCTTTCGGATTGGCTGGAAGTGGAAGTCAAAAGGGACGGGAAAATTTACCACCAGCGTTACGAGCGCGGCAAGACCGCTTCCAAACTCACGGTAATAGGCAAGAGTAATTCTACGGGTACAAAAGTAACCTTTAAACCTGACAAGACCATTTTCAATAAGGTGGATTTTTCTTACGACATATTATCGCAGCGCTTAAGAGAGCTCGCCTTTTTGAACAAGGGCCTGAAGATCAAGATAGAGGACGAGCGTACGGATAAAGAGGCGGTCTTTGAATTTGCCGGCGGGGTCGTTTCTTTCGTGGAGTACCTCAATAAAAACAAAAACCCCCTGCACAACAAGGTGGTTTATTTCCAGAAAGAGCAGGACGACGTTATTATTGAAGTAGCCCTGCAGTATAATGATGGCTATAGCGAGACCCTGTTCTCCTTCGCCAATAATATCAATACCGTTGAAGGCGGCACCCACCTTTCGGGCTTTAAGTCTGCCTTGACCCGGGCCATCAACCAATACGCCAAAAATAAAAACTTAATCAAGGATAACGAGATTGCCATCGCCGGAGAAGATGTGCGCGAAGGCCTGACCGCGGTGGTGAGCGTTAAAGTGCCTAACCCGCAGTTTGAAGGCCAGACCAAAACTAAGCTCGGCAATTCCGAGGTAGAAGGGTTAATGGCCTCAGCCAGCCTTGATGCCCTGGCCAGTTATTTTGAAGAGACCCCTGCGGTAGCCAATAAAATTATTGATAAGGTGATTGTGGCTTCGCGCGCGCGCGAAGCAGCGCGTAAGGCGCGGGAACTTACGCGTAGAAAAGGGGCATTGGAAGGCGCCGGCCTGCCCGGGAAATTAGCTGACTGTTCCGAAAGAGACGCGGCTTTATGCGAATTGTATATTGTGGAAGGCGATTCCGCTGGAGGCTGTTTTTTTGGAGATACCAAGGTGGCCCTAACCGACGGGAGAAATATCAGTTTTAAAGAATTGGTCAGGGAAGACGGGCTTGGCAAAAAAAATTATTGTTATACCTTCGGTCACGGCGGAACAATCGAGGTTGAAGAAATAAAAAACCCAAGAATAACAAAACACGCAGCTAGTGTTATCAAAGTCGCACTGGATAATAACGAAGAAATCATTTGTACTCCCGACCATAAGTTTATGTTAAGGGATGGCAGCTATAAGATGGCACAAGATTTAACTCCGGGCGACTCTTTAATGCCACTTTATCGCCGGTATTCTAGTCTTGGCGGAAGAATTACTATTGAAGGGTACGAAATGGTTTTTGATCCCAAGACGAATAGATGGTTTTTTACCCATGTATTATCCGATAGATATAATTTAGATAAAGGTGCTTATTTAAAAGAAAGAGGAGATACGATCCATCATAGAGACTTCAACAAATTAAATAATAATCCAGATAATTTAATAAGGATGAATAATAGGGAACACTTTTTATATCATACGACTATTCTTGAAAAGACGCTTCACAGCAACGCAATAAAAGAAAAAGCCAAAAAAGCCCATCAATCAGCGGCATACCGGGAAAAGGTAAGAAACATTATGACAACGCCCCAGATGCGTGAAATGTTAAGCGAAAGGGCCAAGAGGCAGTGGGAAAACCCGGCCTATAAGGCTTATATGACTAAGAAGTTTTTAGAATTTTATCGTAGCCACCCAGATTACCAGACTAAAAACTCTCAAACCTTGAACTCGGCACAGAAAAATTACTGGTCTCAAAAAGAAAACAGATTAAAACAGGCTGATAAGGCCAAAAAGTATTTTATGAACCATCCTGAAGCTAAAGAATATTTATTGCAGAAAGCAAAATCCGAATGGTCTGATGCCAAGCTTCTGCAGTGGAGAAGACAAAAGACAAGAGAGCAATGGACAAACAGCTTTAGGCAAAAAAGAAGGCTCGCTTATGACCGGACCTATTTAGAACATAGCCTGGCGTTTGCCAGAATGGTTTATGAAAGCCATGGCAGCCTTTCTTTTTATGATGACGAAAGAAGCGTGCTCCCCTTACGTGATAACAACGTGGTAAAATTCAGCACACTTTTAAACAGGTTTTTTTCTAATAGCGAAAATGATTTGCTGGAAGTAGTGAAGAATTACAACCACAAAATAAAGCGCATAGAAAAAATAGAAGAGAAAGCGGACGTTTATGATATAGAAGTCCCCAATACGCATAATTTTGCTTTGGCTAGCGGCGTCTTTGTGCATAATAGCGCTAAACAGGGCAGGGACAGGAGATTCCAAGCCATCCTGCCCATTAAAGGAAAAATTTTAAATGTAGAGAAGGCCCGCTTGGATAAGATATTGTCCAACGAAGAAATCCGCACCATCATTACTGCCCTGGGTACAGGCGTAGGCGAGGAATTCGATTTGACTAAATTACGTTATCATAAGCTCATGCTCATGGCAGATGCGGATATAGACGGTTCGCATATCAGGACCCTGCTTTTGACGCTACTCTACCGGCATATGCCTAAACTCATAGAAGAAGGGCATGTTTATATTACCCAGCCGCCTTTATATAAGATAAAGCGGGGCCAGCGCGAGGAATACATCCAGACCGAACAGCAGATGGATGAGCTGCTTTTAGAATTAGGCAGAGAGGGCCATACCTTTATGCGCCTGAAAGATAAAGAGGCTTTTACCGACAATAAATTTAAGGACCTTTTAGAGTTGCTGGTGGAATTAGAGAAATTGGGCAAGATTTTAGAGAAAAAGGGAGTAGGATTAATAAAATATCTGGAATTTAGGCATCCTAAGACCAAAAAAATGCCTATTTATAGGGTAAAAGTGGAGGGAAAAGACCATTTTCTCTATTCAGATAAGGAATTAGCTAGTCTGACGGATAAAGAAGACAAGGATATGGAAAAGGATGTGCTGGAACTTTATGAAGCGCAGGAAGTAGAGAAGGTGGTCACCAAGATAGAGAAGATGGGTTTAGAGATCTCTAGTTATGGCGCAGGGGAATTCAGCCAAAAAGATGTTACCGCTAAGGTAGCAGAGAAGAAGCCCAAGTTTTTATACCGGATTAGTAATGAGAAAGAATATAAAGACCTCTTGGCGCTCAAAGACGTCCTGGCCTACATCAAAGAGATGGCGACTAAAGGCATGCATATTCAAAGGTATAAAGGCTTAGGCGAAATGAACCCCCAGCAGCTGTGGGAGACTACTATGGACCCGGAAAAGCGCACGATTTTAAAGGTCACCTTAGAGGATGCGGTGGAAACGGACAAGATGTTTACGGTTTTAATGGGCGATGCGGTTGAACCGCGCCGCGAATTTATCGAGAATTACGCCCATCAGGTTAAGAATTTAGATATATAA